The sequence TTCTTTTGTGAATTTTATCTCACTTGATCAAAGATTTCTTAGCCAGGTTAGCTTGTCTAGCTTTTGGTTCAGAATAAATTGCTGATAATTTTCTTTGATAACGGATTCCCTCTTACTGATAATTCAAACCCCCTTTTCCTAtagcttttggttttgggtgaattttatatatgtgatgTGGTGAAAATGTGTagggcattttagtaattaaattaatttggattctgattcatgaaaattagtaaacaataacaatgggAATCAACCCCATTCCTTTACTAATTTCGTATGTTTAGTAAACAGCTTAATGGGAATGATTCTTCCCATACCGATTCAGTAGTTCCCCGATTCCTAAATTATCTGATTCCTTACTTTCTCCATTACTGATACGTAAACATGTCCTCAAACCGTACACACATCTCGAACGAGGGATTTGTTTTTAGTTACATTTCTGGAATGccagtttcaaatttttagtTACACATTTGTGAACAGAACTAACAAACTAAACCAATTGACTTGCCATCTtcctagttttttttaaaatattctttatTCCAAAATACTAATTCATTGTTCCACCATGCCAACTAGTACCATGTCTCATGGTCTTATAAGCCACTTGAACTATGAGTCAATGTTATAGACgtaaaaatacataaaaataattatttataatatgaaaaatatttggttCTTTGCATGTAAGGAGTCTTTACAGTCAAATTACAGTTAGACATGTATTCataaactttttgtttgtttgtaattttaataattagagTTTAGTTTCGCATATCATATGTTTTGGATGtgaatttttcattctttaaAACACACATTTTTAAAGTGCTATAGAAATTCAAACTtaatattacaaatttacagGTGAATGCCTTCTTTATTGGGCTAGACCCGATTGACTGCTGTAACGACAAAGGGCTCCTCAAGTTGCCAAGTAGCGTCCTagtcaaaataataaatggtACGCACAGTAAGCTCCAGTACACGATCAACACCCGATAATTGCTCCCTCACTGATCTTATCACCAGGTACTGTTATATGTGGTACTAGCTATACGCTTGTCAACCAACCCAACAAGGACCAGAGAGGAGGAGAGCCACCGAGCCACCGAACCATCGAGAGAGCCATTTGAAATGGGAATTGTAGAAGAAGCTCACAACTTGCGGGTCCTGGGCTCAGGCCAGCAGGTCATAGTCCTAGCCCACGGCTTCGGCACCGACCAGTCGGTCTGGAAGCACCTCGTCCCCCACCTCGTCGACGACTACAGAGTCGTCATGTACGACAACATGGGCGCCGGAACGACAAACCCCGAATATTTCGACTTCGAGCGCTACGCCACCCTCGAGGGCTACGCCTACGACCTCCTCGCCATTCTGGAGGAGCTTCGGATCGGGTCTTGCATCTTCGTTGGCCACTCCGTCTCCGGCATGGTCGGCGCCATCGCCGCTATCACCCGCCCCGACCTCTTCACCAAGCTCGTCATGATCGGCGCCTCTCCTAGGTAAGATCCGCGGCCATGAATTAATTAACTGGTTATCTTAGTCAATTATTATACAATTCCGCTCAAGTCCCACAAACCCaaatttaccttttttttccattaataattttgttttctttccgGGAAAGTGGAGGGCAACAGTGTTCTGCTGGGTTGGCTGAAGTGGATCCATCAATCTAATTAACTAATCAAGTCAATTATTAGATAATTAACCTACAGTTCCACAAAACCCAATTTCTTAATCTCGAAAGATGCATGACGATTTGCTGGGAGTGGATTCATCAATCTAATTAACTAGTTAACCTAAAACCCCACAAACCCAATTGCTTAAACCTTTGGATTAATATATTAGTTTATCCGATCTTGCTCAAtcatttttatgttatttaatTCCACTTCCAAAACCCAATTAACCAATTTATtaatcaaaaccaaacaatCTTTCATTCAGGTATCTCAACGACGTCGACTACTACGGCGGGTTCGAGCAGGAAGATCTGGAGCAGCTGTTCGATGCCATCCGATCCAACTACAAGGCTTGGTGCTCTGGTTTCGCACCCATGGCGGTCGGCGGGGACTTGGACTCGGTGGCGGTCCAGGAGTTCAGCCGGACCCTCTTCAACATGCGCCCCGACATTGCCCTCAGCGTCGCCCAAACCATCTTCCAGAGCGACACGAGACAAATTCTCCATCTGATCACAGTGCCCTGCCACATTTTGCAGAGCGTAAAAGACCTCGCTGTCCCTGTCGTCGTCACAGAGTATCTGCACCAGAATCTGGGCGGCGAGTCGATCGTGGAGGTCATGTCATCGGACGGTCATCTTCCGCAGCTGAGCTCGCCGGATATTGTTATCCCGGTGATTCTCCGGCACATTAGATATGATATTGCGGCGTAATTGttgtcaaaaaataattatggaGGTGGTGCGGCTATGGCTAGATTGGGAGTGATTAGTTAGCTTTGGGACGATTGGTTATTTGTTGTGTGGTCACTGTGAGGGCGTCGGCTTTGTTTGCTGTCGTGTTCAAAAGTCGTGGACCACGTCATGTGAAGGAATGGGTGTTATTGTGACACGTCGCGCTTTTTTAGTATGAAAGATTGGATTCAagttgtttatataaattataatcaagCTTTTATTATTAAGACATGCTGCAAGACATggaaaatttcttaaaatcaGTCCCCTTTATCTTGTGCGAAAATTTTCATGGTGTGAACACGTGTATCGTAACAATCGTTGTTCCTTTAAATGCGTTCAAACTTGCAAAACATGGTGTGAACAAGTGTATTGTTTCCGTTCCTTCAAACACGTTCAAACTTGCAAATTCGGACTCTGTGTCCACGCAAATTCGGACTATGTCCACTCCTTATATTCGAGTTCGATTCAAAAACAGGGAAAATTCTGTGGTGCCTCAGCTGTACTGGTACAGCCGGCCATCCAACGGTTGAGGTTCCATGTTAAAAAAGGATGGCTGAGATTCAATGACTTAATGACCTGTTCAGCCTTTGTGATTCAGCATGTGAGTGGCATgtgaggaaagagaaaggcaggtttggaggagaagaagacgCGGCCAGTCCGCTCCATTCTGGTTTCCAAAATCGAACACAACATAGGGAACTAGAGGACTCTGTGAGACCCCATTTCCTGTCTACCTCTGTGAATACTGAGTTTTCGGAGCAGTAGAGACTCGGGCTTTAGCCCTTTCATCTGAAGTGAAGGGGGGCTTACAGAAGTCACAGCACCAGAGGAAACTGTACATGAAGCCGATCCAATCCGTAGCGCCTCCAGGAGCTCTTCTCTGTGCTTGCCCAAATCCAATCCTTAGCAACTCCATCTGAGGAGCAGATTTCAGccaaaacccagaaacccactTCGTCTTCTCCAGCTGCTTCCTCCATCTTGGTAAGTTCGTGTGTTGATTTTCGTTATGTGTAATTGATGgttctatttaatttattcttcttttgtgtGAATTTTGACCGGTGTGGCTGtaaatgaaattttgggttttgccaTTTATTTGttccttttaaaatttaatatgtgATTTACAATTTGGCTGTAAATGAGAATTTGGTAGATTATTGTGCAGTTGATTAAagaatttagaaaattaaagttatgtACTTAACGAACTGCTCTATTTTTGCTTTTCAGTAACTTGCTGCTCTAGGTAAACATCGATTTGTCTTCCCTTTTTGTGCCAAACGATAGACAACTCCAATTTTATcgcatatatttttatgttctGTAATGATTGTTAGTAAGTAATCTCTATTAAGTCAGCCAACcagctttcattttctcttttttggtaattaaatcaaggattttgttATCATGTTTATATGATGTGAGTGAGGTGATTTTTGGTGCTGTAAATTGCTAATCACTAGTGATTTTGAATTgttgtttcagttttttcaCTGAACAATTCgagaaattaattattcaaattttgtatttcttttcccACTCTGCATTTCTGCTGGGTTGTTATAGTGCCTCTTGATctgattgta comes from Prunus dulcis chromosome 6, ALMONDv2, whole genome shotgun sequence and encodes:
- the LOC117633084 gene encoding probable esterase KAI2, producing MGIVEEAHNLRVLGSGQQVIVLAHGFGTDQSVWKHLVPHLVDDYRVVMYDNMGAGTTNPEYFDFERYATLEGYAYDLLAILEELRIGSCIFVGHSVSGMVGAIAAITRPDLFTKLVMIGASPRYLNDVDYYGGFEQEDLEQLFDAIRSNYKAWCSGFAPMAVGGDLDSVAVQEFSRTLFNMRPDIALSVAQTIFQSDTRQILHLITVPCHILQSVKDLAVPVVVTEYLHQNLGGESIVEVMSSDGHLPQLSSPDIVIPVILRHIRYDIAA